From Geotalea uraniireducens Rf4:
CACCATTTACACACGGTTGTATGTTTGGTTCCTGTTATTTGTGTGCCCTTGCGCAAGTTGTCTGTATGACCGCATCTATAAGGGCATGGGAGCCAAGGGCAAATGTCGGAGCCGCTTTCGCAGTAGGATGTACCGACCCGATAACAGCCGATTGCTCCGGCACAAACGTTACTTAAAAGTAACATCTCGGTGTTATAACGTATCCGCTTGCAGGCGTCCGAGTTTGCACCGAGGGCGATGCACCATGCTTTCAGCGCTTGACGCCTTTCGACCTTTGCCTTATTCCATGGGCGTATACGGCCAGAGGAAGAAGCTTTTTATGTTTGACGAGCACCTCCTCCAGCGAACCTGCATCATTGATGATGATGTCGTTTGCACCCAGTGCGGTTTCGGCGCTATGTCGGCCGTTCGGGCAGCTGTATACCATTATGGGGTAATCATTCCCGTGGATATTGATGAATGATTTGTGCACCAGTATTTTATTTGTCATGACGCCTCCACCCTGCCACATCCTGTCGACAGGCATTAATTTCATCATTCAAGGGTGTTGTTCAGACCTTATGAAATCGTAACTATTCAGCTTACTGCCAAAACCTATAACCCCACCTGTCCTCCCCTTAAGCTAAGGGGAGGGACGCTATGTTGTCGCTGTATCGGAAGTCCCAGACGAAGCCGATTTTCACGTCCCCCCTCTTAAGTTAAGAGGGGGACAGGGGGAGTTATCCATCGCTGCTGAATAGTTACATGAAATTAAAGAGAGAGGAGCAGTATTAATGCCAAATAATTAGTTATTATTTATTTGAAGAGGGTGGCGAAGAATTCACCGAACTGATAAACAGGAGAAAGGAGGGAGTTACCCGGGAAGGCATTACCAAGAAAGTAGCAGAAACACGATTTCAAACCGCCCGGATACGTTTCAACCGTTCCCACAGAACCTTTCGGGAAAGGCCCAGGATACTCGCTGAACGGGTTTTATGGCCGCCGACACTATGGAGGACTTTTTCAATGTACTTATTCTCGAAATCTGCAACCGCTTCCTTCAAGGGTTTGCCGACGGCAAACGATTCGAAAAGCCTGGCGGCCAAGTCGGGATTCTGCATCGAAACCGACAGGTGGCGCGGTTTGATGATTTCTCCGGGATAGAGAATGGATATGTGTTCGACGATGTTTTGCAATTCCCTGACATTTCCCGGAAAACCGTAGTTACAAAGTGTTTCCAGGGTCTCGGGAGTAAAATGAGGCTTCGGGCGGGGATTTTTTTCCTGAAACCGCTTCTGGAAATAGGCGATCAAAAGTGGAATATCTTCCCGTCTTTCCCTTAATGGCGGAATTGTTATCGGCACAACGTTTATGCGGAAAAAAAGGTCTTCGCGAAATGCCCGTGTACCGGCCAGCACCTTGAGATCCCTGTTGGTTGCGGCTACAAGGCGGAAATCCACGTCATACTCCATGCTGCCGCCGACCCTGTGGATGGCCTTCTCCCCCAGCGCCCGCAGGAATTTCCCCTGGAGGAAAAGCGGCAATTCTGCGATTTCATCGAGAAACAAGGTCCCTTTATCCGCCGCTTCCAGGTATCCGCATCGGCTTTTATCCGCGCCGGTGTATGCCCCGCGTTCGACGCCGAACAGCTCGCTTTCGAACAGGGTCTCCGGTATGGCTGCGCAATTCACCTTGATGCATGGATGTTTGCTCCTGCGGCTTTTTGCGTGAATAATTTCCGCAAGTAAATCCTTGCCGGTGCCGCTCTCTCCCAGCAGCAGCACCGTGGCATCTGTAGCAGCCACCATTGCGGCCGTCTGCAAAATATCTTTCATAACCGGACTGCGGGTTATGCATTCACAACTCAACCCAGCGGCTTCGTCCCGGGAATCGATCTCTTTTTCCACTTGCCTGAATTCCATCACACTCTGCAGTTTCTGGAACAGAGTTTCCATGGTGAACGGCTTGGTTAAAAAATCGAAGGCCCCCATTTTCATGGCCTTGACCGCCTTCTCTATCGTTCCGTTGCCGGTCATGACCAGGGCCCGGCAATAGGGGGTTTTGCCGAGAACCTCGCCCATGATATCCAGACCATCGGCATCCGGCAGACCGAGATCTTCCAGCAGGAGATCAAAGCTGTCTTCTGTCAGCGCCTGCAGGGCATCGGCACCGCTTTGTGCCAGTCTTACCTGATAGCCGGAGCTTTCCAGCGCCCGCTTGAGGGGCTCGCCCAAAAGCGGCTCGTCATCCACTACAAGTATTTTAATCCTGCTCATTATGCCCCTCCCCATTGATGGGTATCATAACGGTAAAAACGGTTTCACCACGGCGGCTGTCGAGCAGTATGGCGCCATGATGCATATCCACGATGGTTTTGCATATGGCCAACCCAATCCCGCTCCCCTTGCCGGACGGCTTGGTGGTGTAGAAGATCTCGAAGATTTTTTCCCGTGCCTCATCGGGCACTCCTTCTCCTTCGTCCTTAACGGAAAAACAGTAATGGTCGCCGCACAGGAATGTGGAAAACTCGATGGTTCCCTGTGGCGGCGAAGCATCCGCGGCATTTATCAATATGTCCAGGACAACCTGATGGAGCTTCCCCTTATCCATCAGGATAGCCACAGGGGGAACGCACATATCCGCTGCTTTCAGCGAAAGAGAATGTTTCTTCAATGCCATTCCGCCGAAAGAGGCTGCCTCATGAAAGAACAGGTCGCTTCGCACCGGTTGCAAGGCCAGATTGCCGGCATGGCTGAAGTCCGACAACTGCTTGACGATATTCTGTATCCTGAAAAATCCCTGTTTCAGGGTGTCGATGTCGGCCTGCATTTTTTCCGAAGCGCTTAGTCCGAGATTATAAAGACAGCTCGAAATGGCTGCCAGCGGGTTGTTCAC
This genomic window contains:
- a CDS encoding sigma-54-dependent transcriptional regulator, producing the protein MSRIKILVVDDEPLLGEPLKRALESSGYQVRLAQSGADALQALTEDSFDLLLEDLGLPDADGLDIMGEVLGKTPYCRALVMTGNGTIEKAVKAMKMGAFDFLTKPFTMETLFQKLQSVMEFRQVEKEIDSRDEAAGLSCECITRSPVMKDILQTAAMVAATDATVLLLGESGTGKDLLAEIIHAKSRRSKHPCIKVNCAAIPETLFESELFGVERGAYTGADKSRCGYLEAADKGTLFLDEIAELPLFLQGKFLRALGEKAIHRVGGSMEYDVDFRLVAATNRDLKVLAGTRAFREDLFFRINVVPITIPPLRERREDIPLLIAYFQKRFQEKNPRPKPHFTPETLETLCNYGFPGNVRELQNIVEHISILYPGEIIKPRHLSVSMQNPDLAARLFESFAVGKPLKEAVADFENKYIEKVLHSVGGHKTRSASILGLSRKVLWERLKRIRAV